In Opitutus sp. ER46, the following are encoded in one genomic region:
- a CDS encoding glycoside hydrolase family 38 C-terminal domain-containing protein: MSIHVPRVLGLSILLASTCFAAAPVPGETFERAPARPVDTARDRNLYVVGYSHLDTQWRWTYPQVIRQFIGNTLKDNFALLEKYPNYVFNFSGSRRYEMMEEYYPAEFARLKDLVAAGRWFPAGSSVDENDSVVPSAESTLRHVLYGNAYFRRHFGVASEEFMLPDCFGFPYSLPTMLAHAGVKGFSTQKLTWGSAAGIPFKVGVWIGPDGNSVVAALDPGAYTGRVRTDLSASESWLKRINATGAQSGAFVDYHYFGTGDQGGAPDEESVRWVEQSIAGKGPVRVIPAKADQLFLDLSPEQRAKLPQYRGELLLTQHSAGSITSAAYMKRWNRKNELLADAAERAAVTADWLGAARYPAAKLYRAWDLVLGSQMHDMLPGTSVPKAYEFCWNDEILAANQYAAVLEHSVGGIAAGLDTRAQGVALVVYNPLGFAREDVVEAAVTFPAGAPAHVRVRAPDGHDLPVQVLRRDGNTLHVAFVAGLAPVSFATFDVTGADTAAASDGTLKISASALENARYRVAVDAQGDIASVHDKVANRELLAGPSRLAFQFERPREYPAWNMDWEDRQKPPRGFVSGPAQVRIVESGPVRVALEITRETDGSRFVQTVRLARGGAGDRVEVATRIDWQTRESSLKAVFPLTVSNPMATYDSQVGTLDRGNNEPKKYEVPQHQWFNLDAPDQSYGVAVLNDSKFGSDKPDDATLRLTLLYTPATRDRYQDQATQDFGRHEILYAITGHAGDWRRGQVPQSAARLNQPMLAFTTPSHPGALGRGVSLFQVTAENVLLQAVKKAEQGDEIVVRFRELSGTAAKGVRLRAAGAIAAAREVDGQERPLAGATIDHGELVFDLQGYGLRAFALKLDPAKSLVTPTASQPVPLTFTDDVVSTNAKRTDGSFDSAGRALPAEQLPATIVSEGVEFQMGPTQDGRANALTARGQRIALPAGFDRVYLLAAADGDTTGVFRIDDRSTELRVQDWTGYIGQWDNRLWAGTVREIAFSWFNPLAGLAPGFSKPATVAWYASHRHSAQGDDHYQYSYLFKYALEVPAGAKTLTLPDNPRIRVLAISVARDDHAQAKAATPLFDTMRDHLPEAPRVSPAGGTFDDSLAVTLQPPLYWRQGGLRYTLDGSKPTAASPVYSGPVTVHHDVVVSAAEFDAAGRSGPVASATLRITDRTAPRLLEACGTSTSPLVRLTFSEPVDPSTAEVAANYAVSGAEVRAAKLMADGHTVMLTLAAPVAGPGDVTVRAVLDRAPTPNRLAEQTLKLQVVRPVLVREGAVAGGSEEVALPAGFAKRGRSWTINGFVRTEQPVANRTMLFGFGRLDVKGRDGVGRYFGNFANGLHFWMGRPRIELESNVELKPGVWQMLTATYDGRTLRMYVDGQDVGAIDTELGNDEDMLRLAPLDPWDNERKFKGQIQQVSAWDGVLSVAAIEVLKAAGPQR; this comes from the coding sequence ATGAGTATTCACGTCCCCCGCGTCCTCGGCCTCAGCATCCTCCTGGCTTCGACCTGTTTCGCCGCCGCACCCGTCCCGGGCGAAACGTTTGAGCGGGCGCCGGCGCGTCCGGTCGACACGGCGCGGGACCGCAATCTCTACGTCGTTGGTTACTCGCACCTCGATACGCAGTGGCGGTGGACGTATCCGCAGGTGATCCGCCAGTTCATCGGCAACACGTTGAAGGACAATTTCGCGCTGCTGGAGAAGTACCCCAACTACGTCTTCAATTTCAGCGGCTCGCGGCGGTACGAGATGATGGAGGAGTACTATCCGGCCGAGTTCGCGCGGTTGAAGGACCTCGTCGCCGCCGGGCGCTGGTTTCCGGCCGGATCGTCCGTGGATGAGAACGATTCGGTCGTGCCCTCGGCCGAATCGACGCTCCGCCATGTGCTCTATGGAAACGCGTACTTCCGCCGGCATTTCGGCGTGGCGAGCGAGGAGTTCATGCTGCCCGACTGCTTTGGGTTCCCGTACAGCCTGCCCACGATGCTGGCGCATGCCGGCGTGAAGGGATTCTCCACGCAGAAATTGACCTGGGGCTCGGCCGCCGGAATCCCGTTCAAGGTCGGCGTGTGGATCGGGCCGGATGGCAACTCGGTCGTGGCTGCGCTCGACCCCGGGGCCTACACCGGGCGCGTCCGGACCGATCTGAGCGCGAGCGAATCCTGGCTGAAACGTATCAATGCCACGGGCGCGCAATCCGGCGCGTTTGTCGATTACCACTACTTCGGCACCGGCGACCAAGGTGGCGCGCCGGACGAGGAGTCGGTTCGCTGGGTGGAACAGAGCATCGCGGGCAAGGGCCCCGTGCGGGTGATTCCGGCGAAGGCGGACCAATTGTTCCTCGACCTCTCGCCGGAACAACGGGCGAAGCTGCCGCAATACCGCGGCGAGTTGCTGCTCACGCAGCATTCGGCCGGCTCGATTACCTCCGCCGCCTACATGAAGCGGTGGAACCGAAAGAATGAGCTGCTGGCCGACGCGGCGGAGCGTGCCGCCGTCACGGCCGACTGGCTGGGCGCCGCGCGCTATCCCGCCGCGAAGCTCTACCGCGCGTGGGACCTCGTCCTCGGCTCCCAGATGCACGACATGCTGCCCGGCACGAGCGTGCCCAAGGCGTACGAGTTCTGTTGGAACGACGAGATTCTGGCCGCGAACCAGTATGCGGCGGTGCTCGAGCACTCGGTCGGGGGCATCGCCGCCGGCCTCGACACGCGGGCGCAGGGCGTGGCGCTCGTCGTCTACAACCCGCTGGGGTTCGCCCGCGAGGATGTGGTCGAGGCGGCAGTCACGTTCCCCGCCGGCGCGCCGGCGCACGTCCGCGTGCGGGCACCCGATGGCCACGACCTTCCGGTCCAGGTGCTGCGCCGGGACGGCAACACGCTGCACGTCGCCTTCGTGGCGGGGCTTGCCCCCGTGAGTTTCGCGACGTTTGACGTGACCGGCGCCGACACGGCCGCCGCCTCGGATGGCACGCTGAAGATCAGTGCGTCGGCTTTGGAGAACGCCCGCTATCGGGTGGCCGTGGATGCGCAGGGTGATATCGCCTCCGTCCACGACAAGGTCGCCAACCGGGAGCTGCTCGCAGGTCCTTCGCGCCTGGCGTTTCAGTTTGAACGACCCCGGGAGTACCCGGCTTGGAACATGGATTGGGAGGACCGGCAGAAACCGCCGCGGGGCTTTGTCTCAGGCCCGGCCCAGGTGAGGATCGTCGAGTCGGGACCGGTGCGCGTGGCCCTGGAAATCACCCGGGAGACGGATGGATCACGCTTTGTGCAGACGGTGCGGCTCGCCCGTGGCGGGGCGGGCGATCGCGTGGAGGTCGCCACACGCATCGACTGGCAGACCCGCGAGTCGTCGCTCAAGGCCGTGTTCCCGCTGACCGTCAGCAATCCCATGGCAACGTACGATTCGCAGGTGGGCACGCTCGACCGCGGCAACAACGAGCCGAAGAAGTACGAGGTGCCGCAGCACCAGTGGTTCAACCTCGACGCGCCGGATCAGAGCTACGGCGTGGCGGTGCTCAACGACTCGAAGTTCGGCTCGGACAAACCCGATGATGCGACGCTGCGGTTGACTCTGCTCTACACGCCAGCGACGCGGGACCGGTACCAGGACCAGGCCACGCAGGACTTTGGCCGGCATGAGATCCTGTATGCCATCACGGGCCACGCCGGCGACTGGCGGCGTGGACAGGTGCCGCAGAGCGCTGCGCGGCTGAATCAGCCCATGCTGGCATTCACGACGCCATCGCACCCGGGCGCGCTCGGCCGCGGCGTCTCACTCTTCCAAGTGACCGCGGAGAACGTGCTTCTGCAGGCCGTGAAGAAGGCGGAGCAGGGCGACGAGATCGTCGTTCGTTTCCGGGAGCTTTCCGGCACCGCGGCAAAGGGCGTGCGGCTCCGTGCCGCCGGCGCCATTGCCGCGGCGCGCGAGGTCGATGGGCAGGAGCGGCCGCTGGCCGGGGCGACGATCGACCACGGCGAGCTGGTCTTCGACCTGCAGGGCTACGGCCTTCGTGCTTTTGCGCTGAAGTTGGATCCGGCGAAGTCCCTCGTGACCCCGACGGCGTCGCAACCTGTGCCGCTGACCTTCACCGACGACGTGGTGAGCACCAACGCCAAGCGTACCGACGGCAGTTTCGACTCCGCCGGGCGCGCGCTTCCGGCCGAGCAGTTGCCCGCGACGATCGTGAGCGAGGGCGTCGAGTTCCAGATGGGCCCGACGCAGGACGGCCGCGCCAATGCGCTCACCGCCCGGGGCCAGCGCATCGCGCTGCCGGCGGGCTTCGATCGCGTCTACCTACTGGCGGCGGCGGACGGCGACACGACCGGCGTGTTCCGGATCGATGACCGCTCCACGGAGCTGCGCGTGCAGGACTGGACGGGTTACATCGGACAATGGGACAACCGCCTTTGGGCCGGCACCGTGCGTGAAATCGCGTTCAGTTGGTTCAACCCGCTCGCCGGTCTGGCTCCCGGCTTTAGCAAGCCCGCGACCGTCGCGTGGTACGCTTCGCACCGCCACAGCGCGCAAGGTGACGACCACTACCAGTACAGCTACCTGTTCAAGTACGCACTCGAGGTCCCGGCGGGGGCCAAGACGCTCACGTTGCCCGATAATCCGCGAATCCGTGTCCTGGCGATCTCGGTCGCGCGTGATGATCACGCGCAGGCCAAGGCCGCCACGCCGTTGTTCGACACGATGCGCGATCATCTGCCTGAAGCGCCTCGCGTGTCGCCGGCAGGTGGCACGTTCGATGATTCGCTGGCGGTGACGTTGCAGCCGCCGCTTTACTGGCGGCAGGGCGGCTTGCGTTACACGCTCGACGGCTCGAAGCCGACCGCGGCGTCCCCGGTCTACAGCGGCCCGGTAACCGTTCATCATGATGTCGTCGTGTCCGCCGCGGAGTTTGATGCCGCCGGCCGTTCCGGCCCGGTGGCTTCGGCCACCCTTCGGATCACCGACCGCACCGCGCCGCGCCTCCTCGAGGCTTGTGGCACGTCCACGAGCCCGCTGGTGCGGCTCACCTTCTCGGAGCCGGTCGATCCCAGCACGGCGGAGGTCGCGGCCAACTACGCGGTCAGTGGCGCCGAGGTGCGCGCGGCCAAGCTGATGGCCGATGGCCATACGGTGATGCTGACGCTCGCGGCGCCCGTGGCTGGTCCCGGCGACGTGACGGTGCGCGCGGTCCTGGACCGCGCGCCCACTCCGAACCGCCTGGCGGAACAGACCCTCAAGCTGCAGGTGGTTCGCCCGGTGCTTGTCCGCGAGGGCGCGGTCGCCGGCGGAAGTGAGGAGGTCGCCTTGCCCGCGGGCTTCGCGAAGCGCGGCCGGTCCTGGACGATCAACGGATTCGTCCGCACCGAGCAGCCGGTGGCCAACCGCACAATGCTGTTCGGTTTCGGCCGCCTGGACGTGAAGGGCCGCGACGGGGTCGGCCGGTATTTCGGCAACTTCGCCAACGGACTCCATTTTTGGATGGGCCGTCCGCGCATCGAACTGGAGAGCAATGTCGAGCTGAAGCCCGGCGTCTGGCAGATGCTGACCGCGACGTACGATGGCCGCACCTTGCGCATGTACGTGGACGGCCAGGACGTGGGCGCGATCGACACCGAACTCGGCAACGACGAGGACATGCTGCGGCTCGCGCCGCTGGATCCGTGGGACAACGAACGGAAGTTCAAGGGGCAGATTCAGCAGGTGAGTGCGTGGGACGGCGTCCTGTCAGTCGCTGCGATCGAGGTGCTCAAGGCGGCGGGACCGCAACGATGA
- a CDS encoding HupE/UreJ family protein — protein sequence MRFAHIAVRLAGYRPVRSVLAVLGLALFGSAAVAHPGYLTSARAVIGTEGTCRVAVTCDVLALALNDLSDRVPDRAMLELLDGPRAELDRQLQDASRRFLRHSRVLADGRELPLEADRFPAAADLLKPGAPHRLQRLPVLATAEFSCVLPPGTRQVAFEFPDVIGAVVLTVERPGEEAYAESVPPGTRSLELPLALDATRSATGRPWRARLAGYGSYVRLGFVHIFPLGLDHVLFVLGLFLLGGRLSGLLWQVTAFTVAHSATLALALYGVFKAPDAVVEPLIAASIVLVAIDNLRGGELRWWRVAVVFAFGLVHGMGFAGALQELGLPRAEFVPALVGFNAGVELGQLAVIALAFLAVGWARAWPRYRRWVVVPASLAIGAVALFWTVERVIA from the coding sequence ATGCGATTCGCGCATATCGCAGTGCGGCTGGCTGGGTACCGCCCGGTTCGTTCGGTGCTGGCGGTGCTTGGCCTGGCGCTCTTTGGCTCGGCTGCTGTCGCACACCCGGGATACCTGACCTCGGCCCGGGCGGTCATTGGCACCGAGGGCACGTGTCGCGTGGCGGTGACCTGCGACGTGCTGGCGCTCGCGCTGAACGATCTGTCGGACCGTGTGCCTGACCGGGCAATGCTCGAGTTGCTCGACGGCCCGCGGGCCGAGTTGGACCGCCAGTTGCAGGACGCGAGCCGGCGCTTCCTGCGGCATTCGCGGGTGCTGGCCGACGGCCGCGAGCTGCCGCTCGAGGCCGACCGGTTTCCTGCGGCCGCCGACCTGCTCAAACCCGGCGCGCCGCACCGCCTGCAACGCCTGCCGGTGCTCGCGACCGCCGAGTTCTCCTGCGTGCTGCCTCCGGGAACGCGGCAGGTGGCGTTTGAGTTTCCGGACGTCATTGGCGCCGTCGTCCTGACCGTGGAACGGCCCGGCGAAGAGGCCTACGCCGAGTCGGTGCCGCCGGGGACGCGCAGCCTGGAACTGCCGCTCGCGCTGGACGCCACGCGGTCGGCGACGGGCCGGCCCTGGCGGGCAAGGTTGGCCGGATACGGCAGCTATGTGCGACTGGGGTTCGTGCATATTTTCCCTCTTGGCCTCGATCATGTGCTGTTCGTGTTGGGACTGTTCCTGTTGGGCGGCCGGCTTTCCGGACTGTTGTGGCAGGTGACGGCTTTTACGGTGGCGCACAGTGCGACGCTCGCGCTGGCGCTCTACGGCGTGTTCAAGGCGCCGGATGCGGTGGTCGAGCCGCTGATCGCGGCTTCGATCGTCCTCGTGGCAATCGACAACCTGCGGGGAGGGGAGCTGCGGTGGTGGCGCGTGGCCGTCGTATTCGCGTTCGGCCTGGTTCACGGCATGGGCTTTGCCGGGGCGCTGCAGGAACTCGGGCTGCCGCGGGCCGAATTCGTGCCCGCGTTGGTGGGGTTCAATGCGGGCGTGGAACTCGGCCAGCTTGCCGTCATCGCATTGGCCTTCCTAGCGGTCGGCTGGGCGCGTGCGTGGCCTCGGTACCGGCGCTGGGTGGTCGTGCCCGCGTCGCTGGCCATTGGTGCCGTCGCGCTGTTCTGGACGGTTGAGCGCGTGATCGCGTAG
- a CDS encoding D-alanyl-D-alanine carboxypeptidase family protein, whose amino-acid sequence MVFSSRFRTRILGGLLVLVAVVAALPAAHAAGARAKSGAAKAQPTYRSIIATDATSGAVLVEENADEVGAPASMTKLMTYAVLADKLAAGNLSLDTVVKIDKSDCGMGGTQVYLDPRESFTVEELIYAMMIQSANDAAHALARVSAGSRDAFVALMNQKARELGMTKTTFRSPHGLPPSTRRTADGDITTARDFAVLCRHLLLHTDVLKYSSVRQRDFGPLRKQGPLQMVNHNKLVGEVDGVDGLKTGFTKDAGYCLSATAERNGRRVIVVIMGALGPGGQLDYGRSRDRKTIETLERAFAALPTEGPTFASERAKYVKPAVIAIEPGRAAPAAGSPSAPAGTPEQPSITFPLPRK is encoded by the coding sequence ATGGTTTTCTCGTCTCGCTTCCGCACCCGCATCCTCGGTGGACTCCTTGTCCTCGTCGCGGTGGTGGCCGCGCTGCCGGCCGCTCACGCCGCCGGCGCCCGCGCCAAGTCCGGTGCCGCCAAGGCCCAGCCTACCTACCGCAGCATCATCGCCACGGACGCCACGTCCGGAGCGGTACTGGTGGAAGAGAATGCCGACGAGGTGGGCGCGCCGGCCAGCATGACCAAGTTGATGACGTATGCAGTCCTCGCGGACAAACTCGCCGCCGGCAACCTCAGCCTCGATACGGTCGTAAAGATCGACAAGTCCGACTGCGGAATGGGTGGAACGCAGGTTTACCTCGATCCCCGGGAGAGCTTCACGGTCGAGGAGCTCATCTACGCGATGATGATCCAGTCCGCGAACGACGCCGCCCATGCCCTGGCGCGCGTCTCCGCCGGTTCGCGGGACGCGTTCGTCGCGTTGATGAACCAGAAGGCCCGCGAACTCGGCATGACGAAGACGACCTTTCGTTCGCCGCACGGACTGCCGCCCTCCACCCGCCGCACCGCCGACGGCGACATCACGACGGCGCGGGATTTCGCGGTGCTCTGCCGGCATCTGCTGCTCCACACTGATGTCCTGAAGTACTCGTCGGTCCGTCAGCGCGACTTTGGCCCGCTCCGCAAGCAGGGCCCGCTACAGATGGTAAACCACAACAAGCTCGTCGGTGAAGTTGACGGCGTGGATGGGCTGAAGACGGGATTCACGAAGGATGCCGGGTACTGCCTGAGCGCCACGGCCGAACGCAATGGCCGGCGCGTGATTGTGGTCATCATGGGCGCCCTCGGGCCCGGTGGTCAGCTCGACTACGGTCGTTCGCGGGACCGCAAGACCATCGAGACGCTCGAGCGCGCGTTCGCTGCGCTGCCGACTGAAGGCCCCACGTTTGCGTCCGAACGCGCCAAATACGTAAAACCCGCAGTGATCGCCATCGAGCCCGGGCGGGCCGCCCCTGCCGCCGGCTCTCCCTCGGCGCCGGCGGGAACGCCGGAGCAGCCGAGCATCACTTTTCCGCTCCCGAGGAAGTAG
- a CDS encoding DUF4405 domain-containing protein: MNASLPSKPSLSPFVAVAFAVISITGVLLFFHVKNGPIMVLHEWFGWAFVIAGAVHVLLNWRPLLGYLKLRRGVLSLTVALVLVVALGALGWNHRGGPHGRPMVAQGGTP, encoded by the coding sequence ATGAATGCGTCTCTTCCTTCCAAGCCTTCGCTCTCTCCCTTTGTGGCGGTCGCCTTTGCCGTGATCTCCATCACCGGCGTGCTCCTGTTCTTCCACGTGAAGAACGGCCCGATCATGGTGCTGCACGAATGGTTCGGCTGGGCCTTCGTCATCGCGGGCGCCGTCCACGTGCTGCTGAACTGGCGCCCGCTGCTCGGCTATCTGAAGCTCCGGCGCGGCGTGCTGTCGCTCACGGTTGCGCTCGTGCTGGTGGTCGCGCTCGGCGCGCTGGGCTGGAATCACCGCGGCGGGCCGCATGGCCGCCCTATGGTGGCGCAGGGCGGCACCCCGTGA
- a CDS encoding response regulator transcription factor produces the protein MRVLVVEDAPRLQRAVAAALRHAGYAVDVAGDGEEGLWLAQANAYDAVVLDWMLPKRDGLTVLRRLRESGQETHVLMLTARDTVADRVTGLQGGADDYLVKPFALEELLARVEALCRRAYGRKSSRLEVGPLVLDTAAKRAFVADAPLELSAREYSLLEYLARRAGEVVPRHEIEAHLYDERVDPMSNVVDSAICLLRKKLGTPLIHTRRGQGYVLAVSPAP, from the coding sequence ATGAGAGTACTTGTGGTCGAGGACGCCCCGCGCTTGCAGCGCGCCGTGGCCGCGGCCCTGCGCCATGCCGGCTATGCGGTGGATGTCGCCGGCGACGGCGAAGAGGGCCTCTGGCTGGCGCAGGCAAACGCGTACGATGCCGTCGTCCTCGACTGGATGCTGCCCAAGCGCGACGGCCTGACCGTCCTCCGGCGCCTGCGCGAGTCGGGGCAGGAGACCCACGTGCTGATGCTGACGGCGCGCGACACGGTGGCGGACCGTGTCACCGGGTTGCAGGGCGGCGCGGACGATTACCTCGTAAAGCCGTTTGCGCTGGAAGAACTGCTGGCGCGCGTGGAGGCGCTCTGCCGACGCGCGTATGGCCGCAAGAGCAGCCGCCTCGAGGTCGGGCCGCTGGTGCTGGATACGGCGGCGAAGCGCGCCTTCGTCGCGGACGCTCCGCTCGAACTCTCCGCGCGTGAGTATTCGCTGCTCGAGTACCTGGCGCGCCGCGCCGGCGAGGTCGTGCCGCGGCACGAGATCGAGGCGCACCTGTACGACGAACGCGTGGACCCGATGAGCAACGTGGTCGACTCGGCCATCTGCCTGCTGCGAAAGAAACTGGGCACGCCTTTGATCCACACCCGGCGGGGCCAGGGGTACGTGCTCGCCGTGTCGCCGGCGCCATGA
- a CDS encoding ATP-binding protein, whose translation MTSIRRRLALALCLGLGVLLLLGLGGLYWGLRGALVHQLDETLLAIAHDLEADLRRGETPMIDSAPPHSRDPRRGQRYFFQIADHEGKVLHAQGLADTAYFSPRPERRGGPVFGDIVLPQGEPGRALLLMAKSVSTAGGPLRIVVATDREALAHVLGTLVVGISVLGVALIAAIVAFVLWALRRELRPIDRLAGEAAAIDARSLDRRFRLDGLPAELRPIALRLNDLLARLEESFARERRVSSDLAHELRTPLAELRVLAESALKWPDTRDPESDRDVLAIATHMDALLSRMLLIARSEEGRIALTLETVAVDALVREVWSRLEERAQARGIVPSVAWTPLPASADRVLLRSVITNLLENAVDYTAQGGALTIAFQVENPATAVVVITNAVADLSPDEVPRMFERYWRKDAARGSGAHFGLGLALTQRFCVAMGWSIQAEMPQPGLLAMRVRGPLAAPGR comes from the coding sequence ATGACCTCCATTCGCCGCCGCCTCGCGCTCGCGCTGTGCCTCGGGCTCGGCGTCCTCCTCCTGCTCGGACTGGGCGGGCTCTATTGGGGCCTGCGCGGTGCGCTCGTGCATCAGTTGGACGAGACGCTTCTGGCCATCGCCCACGACCTCGAGGCGGACCTCCGGCGCGGCGAGACCCCGATGATCGATTCCGCGCCGCCGCACAGTCGCGATCCGCGGCGGGGGCAGCGCTACTTTTTCCAGATTGCCGACCACGAGGGTAAGGTGCTCCACGCGCAGGGCCTCGCGGATACGGCCTATTTTAGCCCGCGGCCGGAACGGCGTGGCGGGCCGGTGTTCGGCGATATCGTCCTGCCACAAGGCGAGCCCGGCCGCGCCTTGTTGCTCATGGCCAAGTCCGTGTCCACGGCGGGGGGACCGCTCCGGATTGTGGTTGCCACCGATCGGGAGGCGCTGGCGCACGTGCTGGGAACGCTCGTCGTTGGTATCTCGGTGCTGGGTGTCGCGCTGATCGCCGCGATCGTCGCCTTCGTGCTCTGGGCGCTTCGGCGGGAGCTCCGGCCGATCGACCGGCTGGCGGGAGAAGCGGCGGCGATCGATGCGCGGTCGCTGGATCGCCGGTTCCGGCTGGATGGGCTGCCGGCGGAACTGCGTCCGATTGCCCTGCGCCTGAACGACCTGCTCGCGCGGCTCGAAGAATCCTTTGCCCGCGAGCGGCGGGTGAGTTCGGACTTGGCGCACGAACTGCGCACGCCGCTGGCCGAACTGCGCGTGCTCGCCGAGTCGGCGCTGAAGTGGCCGGACACGCGGGACCCGGAGAGCGATCGGGACGTCCTGGCCATCGCCACCCACATGGACGCCTTGCTCAGCCGGATGCTGCTGATCGCCCGCAGCGAGGAAGGGCGGATCGCACTCACGCTCGAAACCGTGGCGGTGGACGCGCTGGTTCGGGAGGTGTGGTCGCGGCTCGAGGAGCGCGCGCAGGCGCGGGGGATCGTGCCGTCGGTCGCCTGGACGCCGCTGCCCGCGAGCGCGGATCGCGTGCTGCTGCGCTCGGTGATCACGAATCTCCTCGAGAATGCCGTCGACTACACCGCCCAGGGCGGCGCGCTCACGATTGCGTTTCAGGTCGAGAACCCGGCAACGGCGGTCGTCGTGATCACGAACGCGGTGGCGGACCTTTCGCCGGACGAGGTTCCGCGGATGTTCGAGCGCTATTGGCGGAAGGACGCCGCGAGAGGTTCCGGCGCCCATTTTGGACTGGGCCTGGCGCTGACGCAGCGGTTCTGCGTGGCGATGGGGTGGAGCATCCAGGCCGAGATGCCGCAACCTGGACTGTTGGCGATGCGCGTTCGCGGACCGCTGGCCGCGCCCGGCCGTTGA
- a CDS encoding arabinose isomerase, translating to MAPSSPVSPASPSLTSPTLRVGLFGIGLDAYWPQFAGLKERLEGYLARVGAKLSRPGVEIVNVGLVDSADRAQSAGRELRRADVDIVFLYVTTYALSSTVLPVIQRARVPVIVLNLAPEPAIDYARFNQLGDRTRMTGEWLAYCAACPVPEIANVFKRAGIPFHQVTGVLEDDPVCWNEIDGWVEAARVVAGMRDNRLGLMGHYYSGMLDIYSDVTLQCATFGTQVEILEVDELAALRREVPAAEITRRVAEIRQTFDVQSDCEADDLAEAARTSLALDQMVRRYRLGSMAYYYKGTGVAENETTLASIILGTSLLTGQGVPVAGEYEVKNVQAMKIMDLLGVGGSFTEYYAMDFKADVVLMGHDGPGHIRIAEGKTKVRPLKVYHGKVGRGLSVEMAVRHGPVTLLSIVEGADGKLALLCAEGESVAGPILEIGNTNSRYRFACGAREFVNRWNAHGPAHHCAVGIGHVTAKLEKVAQLLGLACIRVV from the coding sequence ATGGCCCCATCCTCACCCGTTTCCCCCGCCTCGCCCTCCCTCACCTCCCCGACGCTCCGAGTTGGGCTCTTCGGCATCGGCCTCGACGCCTACTGGCCGCAGTTCGCCGGTCTCAAGGAGCGGCTCGAAGGGTACCTGGCACGCGTTGGCGCCAAGCTCAGTCGTCCCGGCGTCGAGATTGTGAACGTCGGCCTGGTGGACTCGGCGGATCGCGCGCAAAGCGCGGGCCGGGAACTCCGGCGCGCCGACGTCGACATCGTGTTCCTCTACGTCACGACCTACGCGCTCTCCTCGACGGTTCTGCCGGTGATCCAGCGGGCACGAGTCCCCGTGATCGTCCTGAATCTCGCCCCGGAACCGGCGATCGACTACGCCCGTTTCAACCAACTCGGCGACCGCACCCGCATGACCGGCGAGTGGCTCGCCTACTGCGCCGCCTGCCCAGTCCCGGAAATCGCCAACGTCTTCAAACGCGCGGGCATTCCGTTCCACCAGGTGACGGGCGTCCTCGAGGACGATCCGGTCTGCTGGAACGAGATCGATGGGTGGGTCGAGGCCGCGCGCGTCGTCGCCGGCATGCGCGACAACCGCCTCGGTCTCATGGGCCACTACTACAGCGGGATGCTGGACATCTACTCCGACGTGACGCTCCAGTGTGCCACCTTCGGCACCCAAGTGGAGATACTCGAAGTGGACGAACTGGCCGCGCTCCGTCGGGAAGTCCCCGCCGCGGAGATCACCCGCCGGGTGGCCGAGATTCGGCAGACCTTCGACGTCCAGTCGGACTGTGAAGCCGACGATCTGGCTGAGGCAGCCCGCACGTCGCTCGCGCTCGACCAGATGGTGCGCCGCTACCGGCTGGGCTCGATGGCCTACTATTACAAGGGCACCGGCGTGGCGGAGAACGAGACCACGCTGGCTTCGATCATTCTCGGGACCTCGCTGCTCACCGGCCAGGGCGTACCCGTCGCCGGCGAGTACGAAGTGAAGAATGTGCAGGCGATGAAGATCATGGATCTCCTCGGCGTGGGCGGCTCGTTCACGGAGTACTACGCGATGGATTTCAAGGCCGACGTCGTCCTCATGGGGCACGACGGCCCCGGGCACATCCGCATCGCCGAGGGCAAGACCAAGGTCCGCCCGCTGAAGGTTTACCACGGCAAGGTTGGCCGCGGCCTGTCGGTCGAGATGGCCGTCCGGCACGGCCCGGTCACGCTGCTCTCGATCGTCGAGGGTGCCGACGGCAAGCTGGCGCTGCTGTGCGCCGAGGGTGAATCGGTGGCGGGTCCGATTCTGGAAATCGGCAACACCAACAGCCGGTACCGGTTCGCCTGCGGCGCCCGCGAGTTTGTCAACCGCTGGAACGCCCACGGCCCGGCGCACCATTGCGCGGTGGGCATCGGCCACGTGACGGCCAAACTCGAGAAGGTTGCCCAGCTCCTCGGGCTCGCCTGCATCCGCGTGGTCTGA